The following coding sequences are from one Eucalyptus grandis isolate ANBG69807.140 chromosome 11, ASM1654582v1, whole genome shotgun sequence window:
- the LOC104425118 gene encoding phospholipid-transporting ATPase 1 isoform X2 codes for MTSGLPLLSSSDPPPLKLNKSAGSFGCLCRDASFTSSTLDDKQSNLTSEEGDSSPSDIFPDKPLAQAYRPTLKKQFYSADLRYHQRFPLECPTPGRKRQVAWGSMDLPRSNNSSFSPFEISRASSVGQNKKSERVRHKSSQFEENLFQEENPRLIYIDDPRKTNENYEFSDNEIRTSRYTIITFLPKNLFIQFHRVAYLYFLAIAALNQLPPLAVFGRTVSLFPLLFVLSVTAVKDGYEDWRRHRSDRKENNREALVRQGGQFHLKRWKNIQAGEVVKICSDETLPCDMVLLRTSDPSGLAYIQTMNLDGESNLKTRYARQETASDEFEGCAISGVITCEQPNRNIYEFTANMDFNGHKFSLSQSNIVLRGCQLKNTEWVIGVVVYTGQETKAMLNSAASPSKRSKLESYMNRETMWLSIFLFIMCVVVALGMGLWLVRHKYQLDTLPFYRKRYFTVGKKEGKTYKYYGIPMETFFSFLSSIIVFQIMIPISLYITMELVRIGQSYFMIGDNHMYDSSSGSRFQCRSLNINEDLGQIRYIFSDKTGTLTENKMEFRKASVCGKSYGSSLPWLETSITGTQRWKLKSEIAVDPELMKLLHKEVIEGERLCAHEFFLTLAACNTVIPILQDDTVSIDYQGESPDEQALVAAASAYGYTLFERTSGHIVVDVNGETLRLDVLGLHEFDSVRKRMSVVIRFPNNAVKVLVKGADTSMFSVISKDTERGDHIWEETQKHLVEYSSEGLRTLVVAARDLTVAELELWQIRYEDASTSLTDRAAKLRQTAALIECNLNLLGATAIEDKLQDGVPETIESLRQAGIKVWVLTGDKQETAISIGLSCKLLTTDMQQIIINGNSEIECRNLLVGAKNKFGVESLNRRNEDFGRGNNSENGYHEVSLRTKSSQMPQWTVFKEEAKPNVPLALIIDGNSLVYILEKDLESELFELATSCSVVLCCRVAPLQKAGIVDLIKSRTDDMTLAIGDGANDVSMIQMADVGVGICGQEGRQAVMASDFAMGQFRFLKRLLLVHGHWNYQRIGYLVLYNFYRNAVFVLMLFWYILYTAFSTTSALTDWSSVFYSVIYTSVPTVIVGIWDKDLSDKTLLRYPKLYGAGHRHEAYNLRLFWITMIDTLWQSLVLFYIPLFIYSESSIDIWSMGSLWTISVVVLVNIHLAMDVQRWVSITHIAVWGSIVITYACMVVLDSIPVFPNYWTIFRLAKSPSYWLTILLIIVVALLPRFLFKVVRQAFWPSDIQVAREAEILKKFPDRMVSKENQTST; via the exons ATGACTTCTGGCCTGCCGTTGCTGTCATCTTCAGATCCGCCACCGTTGAAGCTTAATAAGAGCGCGGGCTCTTTTGGATGTCTCTGCCGGGATGCTTCGTTCACGTCGTCTACTCTCGATGACAAACAGAGCAATTTGACAAGCGAAGAAGGAGACTCATCTCCTTCGGACATCTTTCCCGATAAACCACTTGCACAAGCCTATCGACCTACACTGAAGAAGCAGTTCTATTCAGCGGACCTGCGCTATCATCAGCGGTTTCCATTGGAATGCCCCACGCCGGGGAGGAAACGGCAGGTAGCTTGGGGTTCAATGGACCTGCCCAGATCTAACAACAGCAGCTTCTCCCCTTTTGAAATTTCCAGGGCCTCCTCGGTGGGTCAGAACAAGAAGTCCGAAAGAGTACGGCACAAAAGTTCGCAGTTTGAAGAGAACCTGTTTCAGGAAGAGAATCCCAGATTGATATATATCGATGATCCAAGGAAGACAAATGAAAACTATGAGTTCTCTGACAATGAAATCCGAACTAGCAGATATACCATTATCACTTTTTTGCCTAAGAATCTCTTCATTCAATTCCATCGCGTTGCTTACCTATATTTCCTTGCCATTGCTGCTCTCAATCAACTCCCTCCACTTGCAGTCTTCGGGAGAACGGTGtctcttttcccccttctcTTTGTGCTTTCTGTCACGGCTGTTAAGGATGGCTATGAGGACTGGCGAAGGCACAGGTCAGACCGGAAAGAGAATAATCGGGAAGCACTAGTGCGTCAAGGAGGTCAGTTTCATTTGAAGAGATGGAAAAATATACAAGCTGGCGAGGTGGTGAAAATTTGTTCGGATGAAACACTTCCATGTGACATGGTTTTGCTGCGAACAAGTGACCCTAGTGGGCTTGCGTACATTCAGACAATGAATTTGGATGGCGAGTCCAACCTGAAGACGAGATATGCAAGGCAGGAAACTGCTTCAGATGAGTTTGAAGGTTGCGCGATCTCTGGAGTGATCACTTGCGAGCAACCAAACAGAAACATCTATGAATTCACAGCTAACATGGACTTTAATGGGCATAAATTTTCTCTCAGCCAGTCTAACATTGTTTTGCGAGGTTGCCAGTTGAAGAACACGGAGTGGGTGATTGGTGTTGTCGTGTACACTGGACAGGAAACAAAGGCGATGCTGAACAGTGCAGCATCCCCTTCCAAGAGGAGTAAACTAGAAAGTTATATGAACAGGGAAACCATGTGGCTgtcgatttttcttttcatcatgTGTGTGGTTGTGGCACTTGGAATGGGGTTATGGCTAGTACGTCACAAGTATCAGCTTGATACTTTGCCGTTCTACAGAAAGAGATATTTCACAGTGGGAAAAAAAGAGGGGAAGACATACAAGTATTATGGAATTCCCATGGAGACTTTCTTCTCATTCCTCAGTTCTATCATAGTTTTTCAGATAATGATTCCAATATCTCTTTATATTACGATGGAATTGGTTCGAATAGGACAGTCCTATTTCATGATTGGAGACAATCATATGTATGACAGTAGTTCTGGATCAAGGTTCCAGTGTAGATCATTGAACATAAATGAAGATTTGGGCCAGATACGCTATATCTTCTCTGACAAAACTGGCACCTTAACTGAAAACAAGATGGAATTCCGCAAAGCAAGTGTCTGTGGTAAGAGCTATGGGAGTTCTTTGCCATGGCTGGAGACCAGCATTACAG GGACACAAAGGTGGAAGCTCAAGTCGGAAATTGCTGTTGATCCTGAACTTATGAAGTTATTGCACAAAGAAGTAATTGAAGGAGAAAGGCTTTGTGCACATGAGTTTTTCCTTACACTAGCTGCATGCAACACCGTGATCCCAATTCTACAAGATGACACAGTATCGATTGATTATCAGGGTGAATCTCCAGATGAGCAGGCATTAGTTGCTGCTGCATCTGCTTATGGATACACTCTTTTTGAGCGGACATCTGGGCATattgttgttgatgtgaatGGTGAGACACTAAG GTTGGATGTTTTGGGACTGCATGAGTTCGATAGCGTGCGCAAAAGGATGTCTGTTGTTATAAGGTTTCCCAATAATGCCGTGAAAGTTCTTGTGAAAGGAGCTGACACCTCTATGTTCAGTGTTATTTCGAAAGATACTGAAAGAGGTGATCATATATGGGAAGAAACTCAAAAACATCTGGTTGAGTATTCATCAGAAGGTCTACGTACACTTGTCGTTGCAGCAAGAGATCTCACCGTTGCAGAACTTGAGCTGTGGCAAATAAGGTATGAAGATGCCAGCACTTCCTTGACAGATAGAGCTGCAAAACTTCGTCAAACGGCTGCTCTCATTGAGTGTAATCTAAATCTTCTTGGTGCAACTGCAATTGAAGACAAGTTACAAGATGGAGTTCCTGAAACCATTGAGTCTCTCCGGCAAGCGGGAATCAAGGTCTGGGTTTTGACTGGAGATAAGCAGGAAACAGCGATTTCTATTGGGCTCTCTTGCAAGCTACTAACGACGGACATGCAACAAATCATCATTAATGGCAACTCAGAGATTGAGTGCAGAAATCTTTTAGTTGGTGCCAAAAACAAGTTTGGAGTGGAATCATTGAATAGAAGAAATGAAGATTTTGGAAGGGGAAATAATTCTGAAAATGGCTATCATGAAGTCTCTCTTCGTACAAAGTCTTCCCAGATGCCCCAGTGGACTGTTTTTAAAGAAGAAGCCAAACCGAATGTGCCACTGGCACTCATTATTGACGGCAACAGTTTAGTTTACATTTTGGAGAAAGATTTGGAGTCAGAG CTTTTTGAGCTGGCAACTTCTTGTAGTGTTGTCCTGTGCTGTCGTGTTGCACCCTTGCAAAAAGCTGGGATAGTTGACTTGATTAAGAGCAGGACCGACGATATGACGCTGGCTATAGGTGATG GGGCAAATGATGTATCCATGATCCAAATGGCTGATGTTGGTGTTGGAATATGCGGTCAGGAAGGGCGTCAAGCGGTCATGGCATCAGATTTTGCTATGGGGCAATTTCGGTTTCTAAAAAGATTACTTCTAGTGCATGGTCACTGGAATTACCAGCGAATTGGTTATCTCGTTCTGTACAACTTCTACCGAAATGCTGTTTTTGTCTTGATGCTTTTCTG GTATATTTTGTATACAGCCTTTTCAACTACTTCTGCCTTAACAGACTGGAGCAGTGTGTTCTATTCTGTTATATACACTTCAGTTCCAACGGTCATAGTTGGCATTTGGGACAAGGACTTGAGCGATAAGACACTTTTGCGGTATCCGAAACTTTACGGTGCTGGCCATAGACATGAGGCTTACAATTTGCGTCTTTTCTGGATCACAATGATTGATACACTATGgcagagtcttgttttgttttacATACCACTGTTCATATACAGTGAGAGCTCAATTGACATATGGAGCATGGGCAGCTTATGGACCATATCAGTTGTTGTTCTCGTCAACATTCACTTAGCAATGGACGTTCAGAGATGGGTATCGATCACACATATTGCTGTATGGGGATCGATCGTAATTACATATGCCTGTATGGTGGTCTTAGATTCCATTCCAGTCTTTCCGAATTACTG GACCATCTTTCGTCTGGCAAAATCACCTTCATATTGGCTCACCATTTTGCTAATAATTGTAGTAGCATTACTCCCTCGTTTTCTTTTCAAAGTGGTGCGGCAAGCTTTTTGGCCTTCTGATATCCAAGTGGCTAGAGAGGCTGAGATCCTAAAGAAATTCCCTGATCGTATGGTTtctaaagaaaatcaaacttcCACGTGA
- the LOC104425118 gene encoding phospholipid-transporting ATPase 1 isoform X1 → MTSGLPLLSSSDPPPLKLNKSAGSFGCLCRDASFTSSTLDDKQSNLTSEEGDSSPSDIFPDKPLAQAYRPTLKKQFYSADLRYHQRFPLECPTPGRKRQVAWGSMDLPRSNNSSFSPFEISRASSVGQNKKSERVRHKSSQFEENLFQEENPRLIYIDDPRKTNENYEFSDNEIRTSRYTIITFLPKNLFIQFHRVAYLYFLAIAALNQLPPLAVFGRTVSLFPLLFVLSVTAVKDGYEDWRRHRSDRKENNREALVRQGGQFHLKRWKNIQAGEVVKICSDETLPCDMVLLRTSDPSGLAYIQTMNLDGESNLKTRYARQETASDEFEGCAISGVITCEQPNRNIYEFTANMDFNGHKFSLSQSNIVLRGCQLKNTEWVIGVVVYTGQETKAMLNSAASPSKRSKLESYMNRETMWLSIFLFIMCVVVALGMGLWLVRHKYQLDTLPFYRKRYFTVGKKEGKTYKYYGIPMETFFSFLSSIIVFQIMIPISLYITMELVRIGQSYFMIGDNHMYDSSSGSRFQCRSLNINEDLGQIRYIFSDKTGTLTENKMEFRKASVCGKSYGSSLPWLETSITERSTGTQRWKLKSEIAVDPELMKLLHKEVIEGERLCAHEFFLTLAACNTVIPILQDDTVSIDYQGESPDEQALVAAASAYGYTLFERTSGHIVVDVNGETLRLDVLGLHEFDSVRKRMSVVIRFPNNAVKVLVKGADTSMFSVISKDTERGDHIWEETQKHLVEYSSEGLRTLVVAARDLTVAELELWQIRYEDASTSLTDRAAKLRQTAALIECNLNLLGATAIEDKLQDGVPETIESLRQAGIKVWVLTGDKQETAISIGLSCKLLTTDMQQIIINGNSEIECRNLLVGAKNKFGVESLNRRNEDFGRGNNSENGYHEVSLRTKSSQMPQWTVFKEEAKPNVPLALIIDGNSLVYILEKDLESELFELATSCSVVLCCRVAPLQKAGIVDLIKSRTDDMTLAIGDGANDVSMIQMADVGVGICGQEGRQAVMASDFAMGQFRFLKRLLLVHGHWNYQRIGYLVLYNFYRNAVFVLMLFWYILYTAFSTTSALTDWSSVFYSVIYTSVPTVIVGIWDKDLSDKTLLRYPKLYGAGHRHEAYNLRLFWITMIDTLWQSLVLFYIPLFIYSESSIDIWSMGSLWTISVVVLVNIHLAMDVQRWVSITHIAVWGSIVITYACMVVLDSIPVFPNYWTIFRLAKSPSYWLTILLIIVVALLPRFLFKVVRQAFWPSDIQVAREAEILKKFPDRMVSKENQTST, encoded by the exons ATGACTTCTGGCCTGCCGTTGCTGTCATCTTCAGATCCGCCACCGTTGAAGCTTAATAAGAGCGCGGGCTCTTTTGGATGTCTCTGCCGGGATGCTTCGTTCACGTCGTCTACTCTCGATGACAAACAGAGCAATTTGACAAGCGAAGAAGGAGACTCATCTCCTTCGGACATCTTTCCCGATAAACCACTTGCACAAGCCTATCGACCTACACTGAAGAAGCAGTTCTATTCAGCGGACCTGCGCTATCATCAGCGGTTTCCATTGGAATGCCCCACGCCGGGGAGGAAACGGCAGGTAGCTTGGGGTTCAATGGACCTGCCCAGATCTAACAACAGCAGCTTCTCCCCTTTTGAAATTTCCAGGGCCTCCTCGGTGGGTCAGAACAAGAAGTCCGAAAGAGTACGGCACAAAAGTTCGCAGTTTGAAGAGAACCTGTTTCAGGAAGAGAATCCCAGATTGATATATATCGATGATCCAAGGAAGACAAATGAAAACTATGAGTTCTCTGACAATGAAATCCGAACTAGCAGATATACCATTATCACTTTTTTGCCTAAGAATCTCTTCATTCAATTCCATCGCGTTGCTTACCTATATTTCCTTGCCATTGCTGCTCTCAATCAACTCCCTCCACTTGCAGTCTTCGGGAGAACGGTGtctcttttcccccttctcTTTGTGCTTTCTGTCACGGCTGTTAAGGATGGCTATGAGGACTGGCGAAGGCACAGGTCAGACCGGAAAGAGAATAATCGGGAAGCACTAGTGCGTCAAGGAGGTCAGTTTCATTTGAAGAGATGGAAAAATATACAAGCTGGCGAGGTGGTGAAAATTTGTTCGGATGAAACACTTCCATGTGACATGGTTTTGCTGCGAACAAGTGACCCTAGTGGGCTTGCGTACATTCAGACAATGAATTTGGATGGCGAGTCCAACCTGAAGACGAGATATGCAAGGCAGGAAACTGCTTCAGATGAGTTTGAAGGTTGCGCGATCTCTGGAGTGATCACTTGCGAGCAACCAAACAGAAACATCTATGAATTCACAGCTAACATGGACTTTAATGGGCATAAATTTTCTCTCAGCCAGTCTAACATTGTTTTGCGAGGTTGCCAGTTGAAGAACACGGAGTGGGTGATTGGTGTTGTCGTGTACACTGGACAGGAAACAAAGGCGATGCTGAACAGTGCAGCATCCCCTTCCAAGAGGAGTAAACTAGAAAGTTATATGAACAGGGAAACCATGTGGCTgtcgatttttcttttcatcatgTGTGTGGTTGTGGCACTTGGAATGGGGTTATGGCTAGTACGTCACAAGTATCAGCTTGATACTTTGCCGTTCTACAGAAAGAGATATTTCACAGTGGGAAAAAAAGAGGGGAAGACATACAAGTATTATGGAATTCCCATGGAGACTTTCTTCTCATTCCTCAGTTCTATCATAGTTTTTCAGATAATGATTCCAATATCTCTTTATATTACGATGGAATTGGTTCGAATAGGACAGTCCTATTTCATGATTGGAGACAATCATATGTATGACAGTAGTTCTGGATCAAGGTTCCAGTGTAGATCATTGAACATAAATGAAGATTTGGGCCAGATACGCTATATCTTCTCTGACAAAACTGGCACCTTAACTGAAAACAAGATGGAATTCCGCAAAGCAAGTGTCTGTGGTAAGAGCTATGGGAGTTCTTTGCCATGGCTGGAGACCAGCATTACAG AGAGAAGTACAGGGACACAAAGGTGGAAGCTCAAGTCGGAAATTGCTGTTGATCCTGAACTTATGAAGTTATTGCACAAAGAAGTAATTGAAGGAGAAAGGCTTTGTGCACATGAGTTTTTCCTTACACTAGCTGCATGCAACACCGTGATCCCAATTCTACAAGATGACACAGTATCGATTGATTATCAGGGTGAATCTCCAGATGAGCAGGCATTAGTTGCTGCTGCATCTGCTTATGGATACACTCTTTTTGAGCGGACATCTGGGCATattgttgttgatgtgaatGGTGAGACACTAAG GTTGGATGTTTTGGGACTGCATGAGTTCGATAGCGTGCGCAAAAGGATGTCTGTTGTTATAAGGTTTCCCAATAATGCCGTGAAAGTTCTTGTGAAAGGAGCTGACACCTCTATGTTCAGTGTTATTTCGAAAGATACTGAAAGAGGTGATCATATATGGGAAGAAACTCAAAAACATCTGGTTGAGTATTCATCAGAAGGTCTACGTACACTTGTCGTTGCAGCAAGAGATCTCACCGTTGCAGAACTTGAGCTGTGGCAAATAAGGTATGAAGATGCCAGCACTTCCTTGACAGATAGAGCTGCAAAACTTCGTCAAACGGCTGCTCTCATTGAGTGTAATCTAAATCTTCTTGGTGCAACTGCAATTGAAGACAAGTTACAAGATGGAGTTCCTGAAACCATTGAGTCTCTCCGGCAAGCGGGAATCAAGGTCTGGGTTTTGACTGGAGATAAGCAGGAAACAGCGATTTCTATTGGGCTCTCTTGCAAGCTACTAACGACGGACATGCAACAAATCATCATTAATGGCAACTCAGAGATTGAGTGCAGAAATCTTTTAGTTGGTGCCAAAAACAAGTTTGGAGTGGAATCATTGAATAGAAGAAATGAAGATTTTGGAAGGGGAAATAATTCTGAAAATGGCTATCATGAAGTCTCTCTTCGTACAAAGTCTTCCCAGATGCCCCAGTGGACTGTTTTTAAAGAAGAAGCCAAACCGAATGTGCCACTGGCACTCATTATTGACGGCAACAGTTTAGTTTACATTTTGGAGAAAGATTTGGAGTCAGAG CTTTTTGAGCTGGCAACTTCTTGTAGTGTTGTCCTGTGCTGTCGTGTTGCACCCTTGCAAAAAGCTGGGATAGTTGACTTGATTAAGAGCAGGACCGACGATATGACGCTGGCTATAGGTGATG GGGCAAATGATGTATCCATGATCCAAATGGCTGATGTTGGTGTTGGAATATGCGGTCAGGAAGGGCGTCAAGCGGTCATGGCATCAGATTTTGCTATGGGGCAATTTCGGTTTCTAAAAAGATTACTTCTAGTGCATGGTCACTGGAATTACCAGCGAATTGGTTATCTCGTTCTGTACAACTTCTACCGAAATGCTGTTTTTGTCTTGATGCTTTTCTG GTATATTTTGTATACAGCCTTTTCAACTACTTCTGCCTTAACAGACTGGAGCAGTGTGTTCTATTCTGTTATATACACTTCAGTTCCAACGGTCATAGTTGGCATTTGGGACAAGGACTTGAGCGATAAGACACTTTTGCGGTATCCGAAACTTTACGGTGCTGGCCATAGACATGAGGCTTACAATTTGCGTCTTTTCTGGATCACAATGATTGATACACTATGgcagagtcttgttttgttttacATACCACTGTTCATATACAGTGAGAGCTCAATTGACATATGGAGCATGGGCAGCTTATGGACCATATCAGTTGTTGTTCTCGTCAACATTCACTTAGCAATGGACGTTCAGAGATGGGTATCGATCACACATATTGCTGTATGGGGATCGATCGTAATTACATATGCCTGTATGGTGGTCTTAGATTCCATTCCAGTCTTTCCGAATTACTG GACCATCTTTCGTCTGGCAAAATCACCTTCATATTGGCTCACCATTTTGCTAATAATTGTAGTAGCATTACTCCCTCGTTTTCTTTTCAAAGTGGTGCGGCAAGCTTTTTGGCCTTCTGATATCCAAGTGGCTAGAGAGGCTGAGATCCTAAAGAAATTCCCTGATCGTATGGTTtctaaagaaaatcaaacttcCACGTGA